The Virgibacillus siamensis sequence ACCACTTGGCATTCCATGCATTCTTGACCGTATCATTCAACAGTGTTTTAAACAAGTTCTTGAGCCAATTGCTGAAGCCCATTTTTATAAACATAGCTATGGATTCAGACCGTTACGGTCTACTCATAATGCTATGGCAAGAGTACAATTCCTAATTAATCAATCGCAGCTTCATTATGTTGTGGACATTGATATCAAGGGGTTTTTCGATAATGTTAATCATACACTTCTCATCAAACAGTTATGGAATTTAGGCATCCATGATAGAAAAGTATTAGCTTGTATATCTAAGATGCTAAAAGCTGAAATTGATAAAGAAGGAGTGCCATCTAAAGGTATACCCCAGGGCGGTATCTTATCAACGATATTATCGAACGTTGTATTAAATGATTTAGACCAGTGGGTTGCAGATCAGTGGGAGTTTTTCCCCCTCTCGAAAAACTATAAATCTCAAGTTGGAGAAAGATATGCGAAGAAACGTTCAAACCTCAAAGAAGGTTACCTCGTCCGCTACGCGGACGATTTTAAAATTCTCTGCCGAGATGGAAAAACAGCCCAAAAGTGGTACCATGCAGTTAGATTATATATTAAAGAACGTTTAAAACTGGATATCTCACCAGAAAAGTCGCAGATTGTGAATTTGCGAAAAAGAGAATCCGAATTCTTAGGGTTTACCATTAAAGCCAATATAAAGAAGGATAAAAGGGTTGCCCATACAGGCATCAAACGTAAGAAACGGGAGAAACTTAAAGAACAAGCTAAAATGCACATCCGAAGGATGAAAGACTCCCCTACAGTCCAAAATGCTTTACGCTTTAACAGTTTTGTTTTAGGTATTCACAATTATTTTAACAGAGCTACACATGTCAATCCAGAATTCTCACGTCTTGCCTATGATCTAAAGGCCTTTCTGTACAATCGCCTTCGTACTGTTGGGAAATATGGACATCCAATCAATCCTACTTCAACCTATAAGAAGTTTTATAGTAAAGGATTTAAAACGTTCAAAATTGCCACTGTACACCTGTTTCCTATAGGAAACGTCAAAACAGTAAATGCCATGAACTTTAGTCCATCATTATCTCTTTTTACAGAAGAAGGCAGAAAGAAAATTTACGATAAATTAAAGCCAAATATTGAATTTGAAATCAGCGTACTAATGAAGGCAAATCTCCCAGATAGAACAGTTGAGTACATGGATAATCGCATTAGTCGTTTTAGTATGAAAATAGGCAAATGCGAAATCACAGGTTGGAATTTAACTGCTTATGAAGTTCACTGTCATCATTATACACCCAAACATCTTGGAGGAACGGATAGGTTTAACAATCTTCGTATTCTTCATAAAGACATACATCGGCTTATACATCGTAAAGATAACGAAATAATTGCATCCGAGACACAGAAATTCGGATTGAACTACTCAATAATAAAGAAACTAAATCAATACCGAATGGAATGCGGGCTGGAAGAGGTAGAATTATCTCACGTCTAAAAGTAACGAAGAACTTATAATCAATTATAAATCGGTAGATGGAGCGCCGGATGCTGGGAAACTGGCACGTCCTTGGTGTGGAGCAGGGGAAAAGCTGGAGATAATTTCAAAGGCTTACCTATTGCTAACAAGAGTTGAACAATGATGGGTTGTTTCTAGCAATCCATTTTCTTAGTATTTAATGATTATTGCAGATGAATTGAGCAAACTTATGCGTAGTTTTGAGCCACCAATTGCAGGATATAGAGCCGCCCATCTGCGGAGCTAAGAGCCACTAGTATACAACCGCTCTTTAATGAATAGACTCAGAGCCACAGCGGAGCTGTTTGCCATTGACTGTAACGCCCGATTCTTTGCATATGCTAGAAGGGGCGGGACCCCGCCAGCAAATGCTTTAGAATCGGATTGTCCGTGTTATTATACTTGAGCAGGTGTGCCTCCTTGGCATTATTTATGACAGACTTGCGATTGTTCCTCAACACGGACAAAACAATAGTGGCGGGCAATATTATTTGCGCTAATTTTAGCAAAACATTGGTGGTGGATCTCCTTCGCAATACTCATTTAATTCATTACAAGGCAGCACTTTACCGGCAAGCTCGTGTGATTACTTAAATGCACCAGGAGACCACCAACTTAAAGTTCAGGTATATGATAAAGCATAACTGCTAACTTTACTTCTCTATTTTTATCTCCATTAATATGAAACTTGTAATTTAACCAGGATTCATCCTTCTCATTAACAAAACCAAAATAATTTGGATGACTAATTATTTCTTCTTTAGTGGTTGTGTAACCGTCAAGTAAAATGTTACAGTTTTCGCTAATTAATTTGTTACACTTATTCCTCAAATATGGATGATCTATGTTTCATCCGATAACTATCCCCATTTAAATGAATGATCTCTGCTCGATGAATAATGCGATCCAGTATAGCCGTTGTTATGGCTGGGTCGCCTAACAGCTCACCCCACTCCTTCGGTGCCTTATTGGAAGTAAGTACAATACTGGCGTTATTATATAAATCGTTAATTAAATGGAAGAATAAATTTGCTTCATGTTGGTCCATTGCCATAAACATTAGATCATCAATAATGACGAGATCTGCGTTTCGTATACGCTTCAACCTGGTTTGTGATTTGCGCGTGATTTCCTCGGTTTTCAAGGCATGTATCAACTCATCCATGGATGTGAATATTACCTTA is a genomic window containing:
- the ltrA gene encoding group II intron reverse transcriptase/maturase produces the protein MSTLRYWDYYNMTETFTDLHKRASNNHSFNHLYEMITSRENIILAYRMVKSNKGSKTSGTDGKTIKDIKRLTENELVNVIQTKLKNYHPKKVRRKWIEKENGKLRPLGIPCILDRIIQQCFKQVLEPIAEAHFYKHSYGFRPLRSTHNAMARVQFLINQSQLHYVVDIDIKGFFDNVNHTLLIKQLWNLGIHDRKVLACISKMLKAEIDKEGVPSKGIPQGGILSTILSNVVLNDLDQWVADQWEFFPLSKNYKSQVGERYAKKRSNLKEGYLVRYADDFKILCRDGKTAQKWYHAVRLYIKERLKLDISPEKSQIVNLRKRESEFLGFTIKANIKKDKRVAHTGIKRKKREKLKEQAKMHIRRMKDSPTVQNALRFNSFVLGIHNYFNRATHVNPEFSRLAYDLKAFLYNRLRTVGKYGHPINPTSTYKKFYSKGFKTFKIATVHLFPIGNVKTVNAMNFSPSLSLFTEEGRKKIYDKLKPNIEFEISVLMKANLPDRTVEYMDNRISRFSMKIGKCEITGWNLTAYEVHCHHYTPKHLGGTDRFNNLRILHKDIHRLIHRKDNEIIASETQKFGLNYSIIKKLNQYRMECGLEEVELSHV